Within Priestia filamentosa, the genomic segment ACTTATCCCGGCTTCATTTGGGCTACAAGGACCTGGAGAAATCATTAAAAAGTCAGGACGCATTGCTTCAATTTCCTCCAGCGTAATTTCGTCATTACGCTTTACAACTAACTCTTCACCTAATTCACCTAAATATTGCACTAAATTAAATGTAAATGAATCATAATTATCAATCATTAAAATCATACTCTGCTACCTCCACTCAGCTCATATTCACTCAACTCTTTTGCACGCCATAAGGCTTCTGCTTTCTTTAAAGACTCTTTATACTCATACTGCGGATGTGAATCAATTACAATACCAGCTCCTGCTTGCACATGTGCTTGTCCGTCTTTTACAACCATAGAGCGAATAGCAATATTCAACTCCATGTTTTCATCAAAGCCAATCCAACCAATCGAGCCTGTATAAACTCCTCTTCTCACTGGTTCAATTTCTTCAATGATTTCCATCGTACGCACTTTAGGTGCCCCTGTAATTGTGCCCCCTGGAAATGTTGCATCAACAACGTCAGTCCACTCATTCTCTTCTGCAAGCTGTCCTTTCACGTTAGAGACAATGTGCATAACATGAGAATAGCGCTCGATTGTCATTAATTCATCTACTTCTACAGTACCATATTTACAAACTCTCCCCAAATCATTTCGCTCTAAATCCACAAGCATGATATGCTCAGCACGTTCTTTCTCATTTGAGAGTAGTTCTTCTGCAAGCTGCTCATCTTCTTCAGCTGTTCGACCTCTAGAACGAGTGCCTGCAATTGGCCTTGTGCTTACTTCATTTTTATGCTTCTTCACTAAAAGCTCAGGTGAAGCACTCACAATTTGGAAATCTTCAAACTGTAAGTAAGACATATAAGGAGAAGGATTCAATAAACGAAGCTGCTCATACACTTCCATTGGGTGCGACTTAAGCTGCCTTGTTTGACGAACTGCAATATTTACCTGAAATACATCACCCGAAGAGATGTATTCATGAATATCGTGAACAGCTTTTGAAAACTTTTCTTCATCCATCGAAAATTCATCTTGTTTCCGTTCCGCCATAAAATAGTTATACTCATATGAAATGGGTTGAATGGGTGCCTCAAGCCACATATTCATATAATGACTAAGTCGCAATTGAGCTTGGGTTATATTTTCTTCCTCATCTGTTACAATTACCCAAAGCTGTTCTGTTGAATGGTCATAAACAAAGACATCTTGGAAAACGAAGAAATGAAGCTCTGGCAAATTCAAATCATCAGCTGCTAACTTTGGCAGTTTTTCAATATAGCGTACATAATCATAACTAATGTACCCAATAGCTCCCCCTTGGAAAGGAGGAAGTTCACTATTTGTCTCTATATGATATTGAGCTAACCAGTCCTTCATTGCATGCAGAGGATTTCCTTCTATCACTATCGTCTCTCCATTTTTCTCGACAGTAAGCATATTATTCTTACCTTTTAATGATGCTATTGGATCTAATCCAATCATACTGTAGCGACCACTACGCCCGCTCTCTAACACCATATGTTTTTTATGGTTTTTTGCCAGAAACTGAAATTTCTTGAACCAGTGTTCTTTTGGGATGGAAACCGCTTCTCCCCAAGCTTTTCTCTGTTGCACACCTTCACGCTCCTACACCATTTTTGCTATTTTATCTCTTTACTTTTCATTGTACATGATTCTTTATTTTTCTTCACTAGGAGTTTCTACTAATAAAAAACCTCCCTACTAGTAGGGAGGTTTTTAAGCTTTATTTTGTACTTTGTTCTTCTTCCTCAAATTTATAAAGAGGTGTACTTAAGTAACGCTCACCGTTACTTGGGATAATTGCTAAAACTTTCTTACCTTTACCCAATTCTTTTGCTACTTTTAACGCTGCATAAATAGCTGCTCCAGAAGAAATACCACCTAGGATTCCTTCATTTCTAGCTGCTTTACGTGCATATTCAAATGCCGCTTCATTCTCGACTGGAATAACTCCGTCATACACTTCTGTATCTAACGTGTTTGGAACAAATCCAGCTCCAATTCCTTGGATTTTATGAGGACCAGGCTGACCTCCTGATAATACAGGTGAACCTGTTGGCTCAACAGCATAGATTTTCACGTTCTCGTACTTTTCTTTTAATACGCTTCCAGCACCTGATACTGTTCCACCTGTACCAACACCAGCAATAAATGCATCAAGTTGGTCACCCATTTGTTCTACAATTTCTTTTCCTGTTGTTTCACGATGAACTTTTGGGTTTGCTTCATTCTTGAACTGCTGTGGCATAAAGTAGCCATGTGCATTTGAAAGCTCCTCTGCTTTCTTAATAGCTCCGTTCATTCCTTCTGCACCAGGAGTAAGAACAAGATCTGCTCCATATGCACGAAGAAGGTTGCGACGCTCCATACTCATCGTATCTGGCATTACTAAAATAGCTTTGTAGCCTTTTGCAGCAGCAACCATTGCAAGACCAATTCCCGTGTTGCCACTTGTTGGTTCAATAATAGTGTCGCCAGCTTTTAAAACGCCCTCTTGCTCAGCACTTTCAATCATCGCAAGACCAATACGATCTTTTACGCTACTTCCAGGATTCATAAATTCAAGTTTTAAATACACATCTGCCATATCTTCTTCAACAATGCGATTTAATTTAACAATTGGTGTTTGACCAATTAAGTCTGTAATTGAATTTCCTACACGTGTCATAAGATCACCTCTATAATCCCTAGTATTTTTATTGGTTTTATAGAGAATATATCAATTATTATATGAATTGTCAATCTATTTACCCATTTTTTTAAAGAAAAAGGAAAGCGCATGCCTCCATGCGCTTTCCTTTAGGCTTTCGCTTGAGCTTTCAATTCTTCAAGTTCTTCTTTTGTGAACTGATACTCTTCATTACAGAAATGGCATTGAGCTTCTGCTCCACCATCTTCATCAATCATTGCCTGGAGTTCTTCTACACCTAGGCTAATAAGAGCATTTGAAAGACGCTCTCTTGAACAATGACAAGAGAATTCAACAGGCATTGTTTCCAATACTTCTACATTTTCTTTTCCTAAAAGTTTTTCTAGAATTTCCTCAGGAGACAATCCTTCTTGAATAAGCTTAGAAATCGGCGGCACTTTACTTAAACTTTCTTCAATCGCTGTGATTGTTTCCTCCTCAGTACCTGGCATAAGCTGAATAATGAATCCTCCTGCAGCTAAGATGCTGTTATCTGGATTTACGAGCACCCCTAATCCAACAGATGAAGGCACTTGTTCAGATGATGCAAAATAGTACGTAAAGTCATCTCCAAGTTCTCCAGATGCAAGGGGAACTTGACCTGTAAAATGGTCTCTTAACCCCAAGTCCTTTACAACGGTAAGCATTCCTGTTGACCCAACAGCTCTTGAAACATCTAATTTGCCTGGCGCTTTAGAAGGAAAGTGTGTTTGAGGTTTTGAAACATAACCACGTACATGGCCCTTTGCATCGCTATCAACAATGATTGCGCCGATTGGACCTCCGCCTTCTACCTTTACCGTAATTTTGTTTTCACCTTTTAACATAGCTCCCATCATAACGCTCGCTGTCATTGCACGCCCAAGGGCTGCTGAAGCTGTTGGCCATGAATTATGTCTTCGTTGAGCTTCTCCAACTGTTTCAGTTGTCTGAACTGCATATGCACGAATTTGGCCATTATAAGCCAACGCTTTTACAAGATAATCTTTCATCCTTTTAAAACACCTTCCTTGATTTAATTTAGCTCGAAATTACGAGCATATATTAACTGAAGTCCCTTTAACGTTAAGAACGGGTCCACAATATCAATCATATCTGACTCTGTTGCAATTAAATTAGCTAATCCTCCTGTAGCAATTACTTTTGTTTCAGGAGGAGCTTGAGCTTTCATACGGGACACAATTCCTTCCACTTGACCTACATATCCATATAAGATACCAGATTGCATCGCTGTAACTGTATTTGTTCCAATAACACTTTCAGGTTGCACAATCTCAATCCGAGGAAGCTTTGAAGTTCTAGAATAAAGAGCTTCTGTGGAAATATTAATTCCTGGCGCAATTGCGCCTCCTCTATAATGTTTCTTTTCATCAACATAGCAATACGTAGTGGCTGTACCAAAATCAATAATAATTAAAGGAGTTCCATAATGATGAATGGCTCCCACAGCATTAACAATGCGGTCTGCTCCTACTTCTCTTGGATTGTCATACTTAATGTTTAAGCCTGTCTTCACTCCTGGACCTACTATAACAGGTTTGAGATGAAAATACTTTAGACACATTCTTTCAAGTGAAAACATTATAGGGGGAACAACAGAAGAAATGATAATTCCTTCTATTGAAGCAAACGTTAATCCAACATGATTAAAAAGCTCTTTAATTACCATGCCAAATTCATCTTCTGTTTTATTACGGCCCGTTTCGATACGCCAATGATATTTTAACTCATTTCCTTCATAAACACCTAATACTGTGTTTGTGTTTCCCACATCTATAACAAAAATCAACGCCCATCACCACTTTATCTTTATTTCTATCCTCATCTCATTCTATATTACATAAAAAAATCGGGCGTTTCTATTCTTTCATAATTTACCCGTTCATCACCTATGTTAACAATAAAAAAGGCGCTCAGGTGAGCGCCTTTTTTTATTCATTCTTATCTTCTTGATCTTCATCTTCTTTTTTCGGTTGGATGTTTACTTTCACATCTTCACTGTTTTCATCAGACTGAGGTTTTTTAAGAGACAAATTACGGTCTCCTTCTGGAAGCTTACCATTTTCAAAAAGACTACGGATTTGCTTCGCTTCTAATGTTTCAACCTCAAGAAGTGTGTTTGCAATCAAGTCAAATTGTTCCCGATGGTTAACAATAATCTCTTTTGCACGTGCATAACATTCTTTAATGATACGCTGAACTTCTAAATCAATTTCATGAGCAATTGCATCACTGTAGTTTTGTTCACTATTGATATCGCGTCCTAGGAACACTTGACCACCTTGTGATTGACCAAATTGCATTGGTCCAAGTTTCTCGCTCATTCCATATTCAGTAACCATTTTACGAGCAATGCTTGTTGCACGTTGGAAGTCATTGTGAGCTCCTGTGCTTACTTCGCCAAATGTTACTTCCTCAGCTACACGTCCACCAAGTAGACCTGTAATCTTATCAAGAAGCTCTGGCTTCGTCATAAAGTAACGATCTTCTTTTGGAAGCATTACAGCATAACCACCAGCTTGGCCACGAGGCACGATTGTTACTTTATGAACCATATCAGCTTCATCAAGAACAAGTCCAATGATTGTATGACCTGATTCATGGAAGGCAACAATATTACGCTCTTTCTTCGAAATAACGCGGCTCTTCTTCGCAGGCCCCGCGATAACACGATCTGTCGCTTCATCGATATCAGTCATATCAATTTTCTTCTTATCAAGACGGGCAGCTACTAGAGCAGCTTCGTTTAATAAGTTTTCAAGATCGGCACCAGAGAATCCTGGTGTACGAAGAGCAATCGTACGTAAATCAACAGATTCATCAAGCGGCTTGTTGCGAGCATGTACACGAAGTACTGCTTCACGACCATTTACATCTGGACGATCTACCGTAATTTGACGGTCAAAGCGTCCTGGACGTAGTAATGCAGGATCTAAAATATCAGGGCGGTTTGTTGCAGCAATAATGATAATACCTTCATTCGCTCCGAAACCATCCATTTCAACAAGCAATTGGTTTAGCGTTTGTTCACGCTCGTCATGACCGCCTCCTAACCCAGCGCCACGTTGACGACCTACTGCATCAATCTCATCTATAAAGATAATACACGGTGCATTTTTCTTCGCATTTTCAAACAAGTCACGAACACGAGAAGCTCCGACACCGACAAACATTTCAACAAAATCAGAACCACTGATGGAGAAGAAAGGTGTTCCTGCTTCACCAGCTACAGCACGAGCAAGTAATGTTTTACCTGTCCCTGGAGGTCCAACAAGAAGAACCCCTTTTGGAATACGTGCCCCTACTTCTGAGAATTTGCGAGGATCCTTCAAGAAATCAACAACTTCAACAAGTTCTTGTTTCTCTTCGTCAGCACCCGCTACGTCTTTAAACTTAACTTTTTTCTTCTCTTCACTATAAAGTTTAGCTTTACTTTTACCAAAGTTCATTACACGACTGCCGCCGCCTTGAGCTTGGTTAAGTAAGAAGAAGAAGAGAATAAAGATAATAATAAACGGAATGATGGAAGTAAAGAAAGTTACCCATCCGCTTGTTTCCTCAGCCGGTTTATAATCAACATCTGCTGATTGAAGTTTATTATCTAGTTTTTCAACAATTTGACCTGTATCTGGTACAAACGTAACAAATTCTTGGTCTTTGCTGTATGAATCTAATTGACCTCGAACTTCCAGCACACCTCGTTCAGGTTTTAAAGTAACGTGGTCTACTTCACCTTTATCAAGATGCTCGATAAATTTATTGTAATTAAGCTGTGTTGTTTGGTTATTTGAACCACTAAAAATGCTAACAACACCAATAATTACCAAAAATATCAGTAAATAAAATATGGTATTACGGAAGATCCGATTCATTACTTACCTCCTCCCACAGTAAACAAATCATACTCAATAGTATCATAGAAAATTCAACCTATACAACAAATACACCCTGCCATAGACCCTTATGTTCTTATGATGAATATACTTCTGGTTTTAGGACACCAATGTAAGGCAGGTTGCGGTATTTCTCTTGATAATCAAGACCATAACCAACAACAAATGCGTTCGGCACTTCAAATCCAATATAGTCTGCTTCAATATCAGATTTACGTCCCGATGGCTTATCAAGAAGTGTTACAATTTTGATTGATTTAGCTTTACGGTAACGGAAAAGCTCGACTAAGTAACTTAGTGTTAATCCACTATCAATAATATCTTCGATAATTAGGATGTCACGTCCTTCAACAGATGTGTCTAAATCTTTAATAATCTTGACTTCGCCTGAAGAAACGGTAGAATTCCCATAGCTTGACACATCCATAAAGTCCATTTCTAAGTATGTATCTACTCGTTTGAGTAAATCACCCATAAATGGCATAGCACCTTTTAAGACGCCAATAGCGAGTGGGAAACGATCTTTGTACTCTTCTGATAGTACTTTCCCTAATTCTTTTACTTTTTCTTGCAACTGTTCTTCACTAATTAATACTTCTTTAATGTCTTCCTTCATGTACCTGCTTGCCTCCTAGAAGTTGTTTGCTACTTATAATATAAGGTAACATACTTTTGTTCCTGTATGTTGTCTACCTCATAATGGGATTTTTTCAATCCTGGTATCCAAAGGATTTCCTCGTTATCCAACACAACAATTGGCCAAGCTTCACGTTCAGATTTCGGAATTTTGTTATCAATGAAGATATCCTTTACTTTTTTCCTCCCATTCATACCTTTTAAACGTATTTTATCACCTGTTTTTCGACTTCTTACAATCAAAGTTGGTAATTTTGCTTTTTCGTTTAAAGGTAAATGAAAAAAGTCGTGGCCTTTCTTAAGCTTTCCTGTTTCAGTTTTATGTATTTCACAAACAATTTCACGACCTGTTGGTAACGTAACTCTTCCAGGTATGTGCAAGGAAAAACAGTACGGCTCGACTCTTGGCTTTTCAAAAGTAAATAAACATGTTTCATAAGAGCGAATAACATATAAGCCTTTAGGGAAATGAAGCATCCCAGAAGGTTGCTCCTCTTTGAAAAAAGCGAAAAGCTGATCGATATGCGCCGAGGATAAAGCTAGAGGAATCTCTTTATAGAGATAGTTTAATATTAGTTGAATCCCCCTCCTTTGTAAAGGTTTCCGCATTCTTAAAAAGTCCTGCCGTAACAGCTTTACATATTCAGGCGTTTTATCAACTATTACTTTATTCATCATATCATAAGTTAATTCCTCTAAATAGCTTTGATCTTCTAATAAATTTTCACTAAATTGCTGAAAATGTGTATGAACATGCTCATTTTCTTTTTTAAAGAATGGAAGAAGCTTTCGAAAGCGATTTCTTGTGTATTTATCATCACTATTCGATGGATCTATGCGTGGGTGCAATTCATAGTGTTGACAATATACTTCAATCTCATCCTTTTTAAGAGTTAAAAAAGGGCGAATGAGAGATCCACCGGCAAAAGAGCGTGAAGGAGCCATTCCTGCCGCCCCTTTCATTGTCGTTCCTCTCGTCAATCTCATTAAAATTGTTTCAACTTGGTCATCTCCATGATGAGCAAGAGCCAATTTTGTCCCGTTATGCTTTTTCATTACATCTTCATAAAACTGATAACGGCATTCTCTCGCTGCAATTTGAGAACTCAAATGGTGTTTTTTCTTATATGCTTCTACATCTATACTTATAGCTTCACATGGAATATCATGCTTAAAGCAAAAATTTTTCACATATAGAAGATCCTCTCTAGATTGTTCTCCTCGGAACATATGGTCAAGGTGAGCTGCTATCACTTCGATATTCCACTCTTTTTTTAGGCTCCAAAGCAAGTGTAAAAGAGCTAGAGAATCAGGTCCTCCCGAAACTCCTACAATAACATTATCGTTTTCTTTCAGTAAACAATGTTTTCTTATAAACTTTTCAACTTTTGTCTTCATCTTTGTCATCCTTATACTTTGCGTCTCTCTCTAGAGTAAATGATGAGGAAGTATGAATAAAGAATTTTGTTCAAATAATAACTACCAAACTTGTATAAAAAAATAAACAAAATAAGCAATAGCTACAGATATAAGAAGAAAGAACGTTTCAGCTGTTCGTTTCTTTTTACGCTTGGCGCGCCTTCTACGCCCTGTCGTTGCATAAGTAGTATTGTTTGCAGAGGATGAAGATTGAGGTTTTTTATCTCCTCCTTTAACAACGTTTAAAATCTCATTTTTCATGTGACTTGCTGTACTATATTCCCCTTTTAAGGCTTTCATAAGCGGTTTTTTATATGGACGAAGAATCTTTTTTTCATCAATACACCTTTCAAGCTGCTTTAATGGCTGCTCTTGCTTTGAGAACTGCTTTGGATAAGCTCCATTGATAAAAATCATAGCAACAGCAAATAAATCGTAAGCTCCATCTGCTTTCCTGGATCCTAATCCCCAATATCCACGATCAAAGAATTCGGTAAACTCTTTAATAGCTCTACCATGCTGTGTCGTTCCTCCAACATCTAACAAGCGAAGTCTAAATGGATTTGTGGTTACAATTAAATTGTCAGGCTTTAGATCTCCAAATGTCCATCCTGCTTGATGTAAACCTTCCAAGTCTCCGAGAAGCTGAAGGACAAGAACGCTTAACCACTCCTCCCCTTTGCGAGAAATAAAGGGAAGAAAACCTTCTCCTTTTAAATATTCCATTACATAAAAAGAAAGCATCACTGTTCCTTGTTTTACAGCCCAGTCATCTACATCTAACAAAGAAGGTCCAAGGACTTTGCCATGGACCTTACTTAGCTGTTTTAGCACATTTACCTCTGCTGTTACAGACATATTTGCAAAGCTAATTTTCAAAGCTACCTGTTCGTCATTCTCATTTTGGGCAAGATACACAACTCCTGTGGCACCTTCTCCTAATTTACGTACAATGTAATATTTATGAGAATGCCATTTTCCTAAGATAGATGTCCCTGATTTTAAATTACAAACCTGATTCCTCAATTGATCTCTCATCATATTCTTCAAGCCGCCCTCTCGTTGAGCGTTTTTTCTTAAAATGTTTTACTGCTTCTTCAAGTGCTGGACCTGTGGGAGTAATTCCTCCAGCTGTGAGTTTTGGAAAAATTGCCGAAACTTTATTAAGATTAGGGGTCCAGTCTAGAAGCTTCTCTACATCTTTCTTTTTCCCAGGAAATAAAAAGATAGAGTAATTGTTATATCCAATTCGTGCATTTAAACTTAGCGATAAGTCAAGCAGTGCCTCTTTAACCGTTGGTAATTTACTTTTCATACTTGCACTCATATCTACCAGAATGAGAATATCTAAATTGGATGTTTCACCTAAATCATCTACAACTTCCATCACTTCCCCACGCTTCTCTGGAGGAAGATCTTCCAAATTCGTTTCAGATCCTAAAATTTGTTGAAGTTCTTTGTTTACAACCCCATGAATGGTTTGAGTCATCGCTTGACGTGTAACCATCTGGACTGTTTGAGATAAATTTTGTGCATAGACAACTTGACTAACGCCTCCACCAGACATTGCGATGTTCTCAATCTCATTTGTACTTTGTTCATCAATCAAATCCTTTTCCATAACGCCGATGACATTTACAGTAATGCCTTGTTCTTTTGCAAGAGCAGCCATTGCAACTGGATCTTCCCCAGTGTTTGAATAACCGTCTGTAATTAATAGAATTTGTTTAATTGTCCCGTTTCGCACAAGATCTCCTCCTCAAATTCGGTATTACCATCATGGACGAAAATGTCTAGGTATATACCTTATAAGAGAAGGAGATCTCATTGTTTATGCTTGTTTTTGAGCTTGAGAATGAACAGGGATTGATGACCATTTTGGAATGTTATGCTGAATCTTTGTCACAACAACCGTCATATCATCATCAATCACTCCTGCTTTTGTTCTAATCACTTCTTCCATGATAATGTCCGCTACTTCTTGTGGATGATCTGTTTCAATCTCGCTAATCTTGCGTTTCATCCACATTTCATAATTTTCAACGTGGCGAGGGCCTTCAAATACCCCGTCGCTCATCATAATAAGTAAATCTCCAGCCTTTAGTTTCTCACTTACAACATCAACTTCAAATTCATCAATAATTCCAATTGGTAGATTATTAGCTTGTATTTTAATAATTTTGTTCCCGCGCTTGATAAAGCTTGGAATTGAACCAATCTTAAGGAATTTGGCATTCGCATCTTGTAAATCTACCATAGCAAGATCAAGCGTTGAGTACATCTCCTCATTTGTTCTTAATGCCAAAATAGAATTTACAGATTTAATGGCCATTTTTTCTTCAATACCTGTTTTGAGAATTTGTTTTAAAAGCTGAAGCGTATCTGTACTTTCACAATGTGCACGCTCTCCATTTCCCATTCCGTCACTAATTGCAATAGCGTGTTTATTACGACTAAGTTCAATAATGGAATAACTATCCCCAGAAATAAATCCACCGCCTTTTGCCGCATGAGCTACCCCTGTTTCTACAACATAAGCTTGTGCAGAACAGAAGGAAGCATGACAATACCCTTGAGGATATGGAGCACATTTTTCCTCTTTTACAATCACAGTTTCATTTAAAATATCTGAAAGGAGTGGCGCAATAAGTTTTTCACATTCCCCACGTCCTTCACAATAAGGAACCCACATTTCAATATCAACATTTCCTTGTTCAAGGTTATAGATTTCAATCTGATTCACTTCTATCCCAAACCCTTTTAAAGCCTCAACAATCTGCTCCTCTTGAACATAAAGGTGCTGACGCTCTTTTTGAATCTCATCAGCAAAATCCTTCATTACTTGAGAAACACCTGAGAGCTGCTCTGCCACAATTTTGCGACTTTCAATAATTTGTTGCTTGAGCTGCTTGTTCGCATAGAAATAGGTGAGTTCCTTTTCCATTGTCTCAATCATTTTTTTCGATTTCACACAATGCTTGTCCCATTCACGATTCAAGCGTTGGTTTGTTTTCATCGTTCCATTCTCAACTTCTTGCATAATCTCTGTCATATAATCATATGTTGTATCAAGCTGTGTCCCCCAGCACTGCTCTTTCTTAAAACATAATTGACATGTTTTTTCTGTCACATTACTTAAAAAATAGTCAACTTCCTTCTCCTCATTCTGCTCGTTATCATAAAATGTATTTTTAGAGAAACTAGAAGACAAGGCTTCAAATACATTTGAGAACTGTTCAACACGATTAGCTGTTACATCACGTACTTTGCGTAAATATTGCTGTTGCTCATTGCTGTGTTCAGCTGTTCCAGGCACAAGTTTGCTAATTTTGCCGATTATCCCTTTTGGTGTCAATAAAAATAAGCCAACAGCAACAAGTGATTCATATAAGTTGAGTGAAAGAATTTCATCTGGCTTGCTGTACAAGCTAATAAGCAAGGTCCCAACGATAAGACCTAACGATACGCCAAGTTTCTTTCCGTCCTTTAATAACCCCCCTAGAAGACCTGAAAAAGCAAGCAAACTCATTTCATACAAACTTGAGACATTTGCGAGACTTAGAATTAAACCTGTCACAACCCCAACTGTTGAGCCAACAGTTGCTCCTGCTACAAAAGCAAAAACAACAACCAAGTAACGAGATAAAATATGTTCAACAGAAAGCCCATAAATTTCCCAACCAATTGTTCCTGTCATAACAGAAGCAAGAAGGATGATTAAACAAATTACTTCTTCTATCTTTAAAGCATGTGGATTAATCTTTTGTGAGATAAGCGGAATACTTTGAAGGAAAATCATTGTTAAAATAAAGCT encodes:
- the tilS gene encoding tRNA lysidine(34) synthetase TilS gives rise to the protein MKTKVEKFIRKHCLLKENDNVIVGVSGGPDSLALLHLLWSLKKEWNIEVIAAHLDHMFRGEQSREDLLYVKNFCFKHDIPCEAISIDVEAYKKKHHLSSQIAARECRYQFYEDVMKKHNGTKLALAHHGDDQVETILMRLTRGTTMKGAAGMAPSRSFAGGSLIRPFLTLKKDEIEVYCQHYELHPRIDPSNSDDKYTRNRFRKLLPFFKKENEHVHTHFQQFSENLLEDQSYLEELTYDMMNKVIVDKTPEYVKLLRQDFLRMRKPLQRRGIQLILNYLYKEIPLALSSAHIDQLFAFFKEEQPSGMLHFPKGLYVIRSYETCLFTFEKPRVEPYCFSLHIPGRVTLPTGREIVCEIHKTETGKLKKGHDFFHLPLNEKAKLPTLIVRSRKTGDKIRLKGMNGRKKVKDIFIDNKIPKSEREAWPIVVLDNEEILWIPGLKKSHYEVDNIQEQKYVTLYYK
- the cysK gene encoding cysteine synthase A produces the protein MTRVGNSITDLIGQTPIVKLNRIVEEDMADVYLKLEFMNPGSSVKDRIGLAMIESAEQEGVLKAGDTIIEPTSGNTGIGLAMVAAAKGYKAILVMPDTMSMERRNLLRAYGADLVLTPGAEGMNGAIKKAEELSNAHGYFMPQQFKNEANPKVHRETTGKEIVEQMGDQLDAFIAGVGTGGTVSGAGSVLKEKYENVKIYAVEPTGSPVLSGGQPGPHKIQGIGAGFVPNTLDTEVYDGVIPVENEAAFEYARKAARNEGILGGISSGAAIYAALKVAKELGKGKKVLAIIPSNGERYLSTPLYKFEEEEQSTK
- the hslO gene encoding Hsp33 family molecular chaperone HslO, which produces MKDYLVKALAYNGQIRAYAVQTTETVGEAQRRHNSWPTASAALGRAMTASVMMGAMLKGENKITVKVEGGGPIGAIIVDSDAKGHVRGYVSKPQTHFPSKAPGKLDVSRAVGSTGMLTVVKDLGLRDHFTGQVPLASGELGDDFTYYFASSEQVPSSVGLGVLVNPDNSILAAGGFIIQLMPGTEEETITAIEESLSKVPPISKLIQEGLSPEEILEKLLGKENVEVLETMPVEFSCHCSRERLSNALISLGVEELQAMIDEDGGAEAQCHFCNEEYQFTKEELEELKAQAKA
- the trpE gene encoding anthranilate synthase component I, with protein sequence MQQRKAWGEAVSIPKEHWFKKFQFLAKNHKKHMVLESGRSGRYSMIGLDPIASLKGKNNMLTVEKNGETIVIEGNPLHAMKDWLAQYHIETNSELPPFQGGAIGYISYDYVRYIEKLPKLAADDLNLPELHFFVFQDVFVYDHSTEQLWVIVTDEEENITQAQLRLSHYMNMWLEAPIQPISYEYNYFMAERKQDEFSMDEEKFSKAVHDIHEYISSGDVFQVNIAVRQTRQLKSHPMEVYEQLRLLNPSPYMSYLQFEDFQIVSASPELLVKKHKNEVSTRPIAGTRSRGRTAEEDEQLAEELLSNEKERAEHIMLVDLERNDLGRVCKYGTVEVDELMTIERYSHVMHIVSNVKGQLAEENEWTDVVDATFPGGTITGAPKVRTMEIIEEIEPVRRGVYTGSIGWIGFDENMELNIAIRSMVVKDGQAHVQAGAGIVIDSHPQYEYKESLKKAEALWRAKELSEYELSGGSRV
- the ftsH gene encoding ATP-dependent zinc metalloprotease FtsH, encoding MNRIFRNTIFYLLIFLVIIGVVSIFSGSNNQTTQLNYNKFIEHLDKGEVDHVTLKPERGVLEVRGQLDSYSKDQEFVTFVPDTGQIVEKLDNKLQSADVDYKPAEETSGWVTFFTSIIPFIIIFILFFFLLNQAQGGGSRVMNFGKSKAKLYSEEKKKVKFKDVAGADEEKQELVEVVDFLKDPRKFSEVGARIPKGVLLVGPPGTGKTLLARAVAGEAGTPFFSISGSDFVEMFVGVGASRVRDLFENAKKNAPCIIFIDEIDAVGRQRGAGLGGGHDEREQTLNQLLVEMDGFGANEGIIIIAATNRPDILDPALLRPGRFDRQITVDRPDVNGREAVLRVHARNKPLDESVDLRTIALRTPGFSGADLENLLNEAALVAARLDKKKIDMTDIDEATDRVIAGPAKKSRVISKKERNIVAFHESGHTIIGLVLDEADMVHKVTIVPRGQAGGYAVMLPKEDRYFMTKPELLDKITGLLGGRVAEEVTFGEVSTGAHNDFQRATSIARKMVTEYGMSEKLGPMQFGQSQGGQVFLGRDINSEQNYSDAIAHEIDLEVQRIIKECYARAKEIIVNHREQFDLIANTLLEVETLEAKQIRSLFENGKLPEGDRNLSLKKPQSDENSEDVKVNIQPKKEDEDQEDKNE
- the hpt gene encoding hypoxanthine phosphoribosyltransferase: MKEDIKEVLISEEQLQEKVKELGKVLSEEYKDRFPLAIGVLKGAMPFMGDLLKRVDTYLEMDFMDVSSYGNSTVSSGEVKIIKDLDTSVEGRDILIIEDIIDSGLTLSYLVELFRYRKAKSIKIVTLLDKPSGRKSDIEADYIGFEVPNAFVVGYGLDYQEKYRNLPYIGVLKPEVYSS
- a CDS encoding type III pantothenate kinase, translating into MIFVIDVGNTNTVLGVYEGNELKYHWRIETGRNKTEDEFGMVIKELFNHVGLTFASIEGIIISSVVPPIMFSLERMCLKYFHLKPVIVGPGVKTGLNIKYDNPREVGADRIVNAVGAIHHYGTPLIIIDFGTATTYCYVDEKKHYRGGAIAPGINISTEALYSRTSKLPRIEIVQPESVIGTNTVTAMQSGILYGYVGQVEGIVSRMKAQAPPETKVIATGGLANLIATESDMIDIVDPFLTLKGLQLIYARNFELN
- a CDS encoding protein kinase domain-containing protein, which gives rise to MMRDQLRNQVCNLKSGTSILGKWHSHKYYIVRKLGEGATGVVYLAQNENDEQVALKISFANMSVTAEVNVLKQLSKVHGKVLGPSLLDVDDWAVKQGTVMLSFYVMEYLKGEGFLPFISRKGEEWLSVLVLQLLGDLEGLHQAGWTFGDLKPDNLIVTTNPFRLRLLDVGGTTQHGRAIKEFTEFFDRGYWGLGSRKADGAYDLFAVAMIFINGAYPKQFSKQEQPLKQLERCIDEKKILRPYKKPLMKALKGEYSTASHMKNEILNVVKGGDKKPQSSSSANNTTYATTGRRRRAKRKKKRTAETFFLLISVAIAYFVYFFIQVW